In Candidatus Stygibacter australis, the following are encoded in one genomic region:
- a CDS encoding cohesin domain-containing protein yields MKKVFMVILLAMISTLLFGQFENSIITCSSAVENPGDEFNITVGTTELLESWNITAFQFELDFNPAIVTYTGFTAGDVIAGSGSLLANESLPGHVIVAFAHYEAISGVGNLVTINFEAADVGTTPLDVNDFKYNATYLAAGNLIDGTVEVIEYNPYQDVTITTGSGNVTVGNEVVIPVSTTMMTSDMGAISFQFDIDFDPALLSFTSFSLGDVPSPGNFIANEASPGVVSVAYAN; encoded by the coding sequence ATGAAAAAGGTATTTATGGTCATCTTACTGGCTATGATCTCAACTCTTCTTTTTGGGCAATTTGAAAACTCGATCATAACTTGTTCGAGTGCAGTAGAGAATCCTGGTGATGAATTTAATATCACTGTAGGCACTACTGAATTGCTTGAAAGTTGGAATATCACAGCCTTTCAGTTTGAACTGGATTTCAATCCAGCAATAGTAACATACACAGGATTTACTGCGGGTGATGTTATTGCTGGCTCAGGAAGCCTCTTGGCAAATGAGAGTCTTCCAGGTCACGTTATTGTAGCTTTTGCCCATTATGAGGCAATAAGCGGAGTAGGAAATCTTGTAACTATAAATTTTGAAGCAGCTGATGTGGGTACTACACCTTTGGATGTCAATGACTTTAAGTATAATGCCACTTATCTGGCTGCTGGCAATCTAATTGATGGTACTGTAGAAGTAATTGAATACAATCCTTATCAGGATGTGACTATCACAACTGGTTCTGGTAATGTTACTGTGGGTAACGAAGTAGTAATCCCTGTCAGCACAACTATGATGACAAGTGATATGGGAGCTATTTCCTTCCAGTTCGATATTGATTTTGATCCCGCATTATTATCATTTACTTCATTTTCATTAGGTGATGTACCATCTCCAGGAAACTTCATTGCTAATGAAGCATCTCCTGGCGTGGTATCAGTTGCCTATGCAAAT
- a CDS encoding lamin tail domain-containing protein: MKKVIIITLFLSISIFAFAQFNDLLFTEYIEGSSNNKALEIYNGTGMEVDLSDYVVLQASNGGNYDEYIDWMSGMLANDDVFIYANSSAVQEILDEADSLGTGICWFNGDDYRGLGKIDPNGQYPIEGPLGDTLMISIIDQIGMYPDDPGSSWAVAGVADATVNHTMVRKFDVIEGIHGNDEWPLAAGTNADDSQWIIYDIDTFEYLGFHGEIAEDPAIEVTVPNGGEMWYVGQTYNITWNNSFFADNVNVYLEVPVRFDIANDIANTGTFEWLISDTVPLSSELLVVVEDAVDGDPMDMSDGFFTIAIMNEIPEIVINEIMYNPSGDLGDDAYFEFLELYNPGTEAADMSGCYFPEGIDYTFDAGAMIDAGAYAVLAVNPDSLFAAFGIVAYGDFAGALGNSGEDIQLVTPDSTEIDYVYYWDNEEGWPTAPDGSGPSLELISPELDNSLAENWQASYATFGTPGAANSVPVSSIGWGNLQWPLSTQIVEGETTENIYGQVWMDGVTGDAGQGMGITAQVGYGADESTPGDDWTWFDTVYNGDSGANDEYMGNLLGMLEGLYDYTYRYIYEGDDIWYYAAEIGNLTVVATPPVEVNITFAVDMQYQEVAPEGVHIAGGFQGWDPAATELLDADLDMIYTITLPLMSGDYHEFKYVNGNAWGGDEANNRNITVPDADSVLTTVLFNDWFPVIDGVFFSEYIEGSSNNKALEIYNGSDAAVDLDNFRIAQAVNGGGWAYWHIFPAGSILEAGDVWVILNDATDPALYLPENADEVLGYPSVVHHNGDDARGLEYSLDGVNWALIDLIGDPDNDPGNGWDVAGVAVGTQNHTLVRKGFVTVGNTDWLAAAGTTAEDGEWIVYDQDTFEYLGYHGEAPEMEVIFNVNMSYQIMLGNFVVGENFVDIGGNFNEWGAVPIVGEDLDEDGIYTMTTMLPLGYGCEFKFRIDGNWDLAEFPGGDNRTYTVIDGVNILDLWFSDEEIPEFTTQDVTVTFSLNMEYVDPVLYAGGISIQGSVVPLGWDPGVNLLTPMRESYTIDILFPAGSIYNVEYKFAMSADGVEWVWENIDNRMFTIDDANATMVLPEVYLNDMIVVSIPEIQTPIDSTDVSPYADQIVSTQGIVTAIASNKYWISTPEGGAWNGMYIYDPDHTPVLGDDVMISGTIFEYYNLTEMQDITGYEVLSSGNELPMPAVVTTLQFSTEEAWESVLVMVENVVVTQESNNYGEWYMNDGTGECQADDAIYHVEPLLDDEFVSITGIGGFGYGVYEFLPRFEEDFVTGPEWIYGDVTGDWSVDAFDAANMLQYAVQLDPIGAPLPWTWQIIAGDVDGNGFVEAYDAALVLQYSVDLIDVFPVELLRSINTPKADITVNVEDNELVFSAKGEFYSLQINIDPLSLNVGTPKIASDVMNAVNQDEFAAAVASSEVLSGEIIRLPYSNVENQGSVTVYYTVNGVNGEYQIDVQDLESDIPLANALIGNYPNPFNPDTNIQLSVADNDTPVSVNIYNVKGQLVKSLFQGNLDQGYHNLLWNGTDNNNQTTGSGVYFYRAQIGGYSSMNKMLMLK, translated from the coding sequence ATGAAGAAAGTGATTATTATTACCCTGTTTTTGAGCATCAGTATTTTTGCTTTTGCCCAGTTTAATGATCTGTTATTTACTGAGTACATTGAAGGTTCGAGCAATAATAAGGCTCTGGAAATTTACAATGGCACAGGAATGGAAGTTGATTTAAGTGATTATGTGGTTTTACAGGCATCTAATGGTGGAAATTATGATGAATACATTGACTGGATGTCTGGCATGCTGGCAAATGATGATGTGTTTATATATGCTAATTCATCTGCTGTTCAGGAAATACTTGATGAAGCTGATAGCCTGGGAACAGGAATTTGCTGGTTCAATGGTGATGATTATCGCGGATTAGGTAAGATTGATCCAAACGGTCAGTATCCTATTGAAGGTCCCTTAGGTGATACCTTGATGATAAGTATAATAGATCAGATAGGAATGTATCCAGATGATCCAGGGTCATCATGGGCAGTAGCTGGTGTTGCAGATGCTACAGTTAATCATACTATGGTGAGAAAATTTGACGTAATTGAAGGAATTCATGGTAATGATGAATGGCCTCTTGCAGCGGGTACAAATGCAGATGACAGTCAGTGGATAATATATGATATAGATACTTTTGAATATCTGGGATTTCATGGAGAAATAGCAGAAGACCCAGCTATCGAAGTTACTGTACCAAATGGTGGTGAAATGTGGTATGTAGGCCAAACCTATAATATTACCTGGAATAATTCATTTTTTGCAGATAACGTAAATGTATATTTGGAAGTTCCAGTGCGTTTTGATATTGCGAATGATATTGCCAATACTGGTACTTTTGAATGGCTTATTTCTGATACAGTTCCATTGAGCAGTGAATTATTAGTGGTTGTGGAAGACGCTGTAGATGGAGATCCAATGGATATGAGTGATGGATTCTTCACGATAGCAATAATGAATGAAATTCCGGAAATAGTAATAAATGAGATCATGTATAATCCTTCAGGAGATCTGGGAGACGATGCATATTTTGAATTTCTGGAATTATACAATCCCGGTACTGAAGCAGCTGACATGAGTGGTTGCTATTTCCCAGAAGGTATTGATTATACTTTTGATGCTGGTGCCATGATTGATGCTGGAGCTTATGCAGTTTTAGCTGTCAATCCCGACAGTTTGTTTGCTGCATTTGGAATAGTTGCTTATGGTGATTTTGCCGGTGCACTTGGTAATAGTGGAGAAGATATTCAGTTAGTTACCCCAGACAGCACTGAAATTGATTATGTTTATTATTGGGATAATGAAGAAGGCTGGCCAACTGCACCTGATGGTTCAGGACCTTCTCTGGAACTTATTTCACCAGAACTTGATAATTCATTAGCCGAGAACTGGCAGGCAAGTTATGCTACATTTGGAACTCCAGGTGCAGCAAATTCTGTACCAGTCTCATCAATTGGCTGGGGAAATCTGCAGTGGCCCCTTAGCACTCAAATAGTTGAGGGTGAAACTACAGAAAATATTTATGGCCAGGTATGGATGGACGGAGTAACAGGTGACGCTGGACAGGGAATGGGAATAACAGCTCAGGTTGGTTATGGTGCCGATGAAAGCACTCCTGGTGATGACTGGACTTGGTTTGATACTGTTTATAATGGCGATAGCGGAGCAAATGATGAATACATGGGTAATCTTTTAGGAATGCTCGAAGGTCTTTATGACTACACCTACCGTTATATTTATGAAGGCGATGATATCTGGTATTATGCTGCTGAAATTGGAAATCTGACAGTAGTTGCTACTCCTCCAGTGGAAGTTAATATTACTTTTGCAGTTGATATGCAATATCAGGAAGTTGCCCCTGAAGGTGTTCATATAGCCGGAGGTTTCCAGGGTTGGGATCCTGCAGCAACTGAGTTGCTTGATGCTGATTTAGATATGATATATACAATAACCTTACCGCTTATGTCTGGTGATTATCATGAATTTAAATATGTAAATGGAAATGCCTGGGGTGGAGACGAAGCTAATAATCGTAATATCACAGTTCCAGATGCAGATTCTGTTTTAACTACAGTCTTGTTTAATGACTGGTTCCCAGTAATAGATGGAGTATTCTTCAGTGAATATATTGAAGGCTCATCAAACAATAAAGCTCTGGAAATTTATAATGGTTCTGATGCTGCTGTAGACCTTGATAATTTCAGAATTGCTCAGGCAGTTAATGGCGGTGGCTGGGCATACTGGCACATATTCCCCGCTGGGAGTATATTAGAAGCCGGAGATGTCTGGGTAATTTTAAATGATGCTACAGATCCTGCTTTATATCTTCCAGAAAATGCTGATGAAGTTTTAGGTTATCCAAGTGTGGTACATCACAATGGTGATGATGCCAGAGGTCTGGAATATTCTCTTGATGGCGTAAACTGGGCATTGATCGATCTGATTGGAGATCCTGATAATGATCCTGGTAATGGCTGGGATGTTGCTGGAGTCGCTGTAGGTACTCAGAACCACACTTTAGTTCGTAAAGGTTTTGTTACTGTTGGTAACACTGACTGGCTGGCAGCTGCCGGTACTACTGCTGAAGACGGTGAATGGATAGTATATGACCAGGATACATTTGAATATCTGGGTTATCATGGTGAAGCTCCTGAAATGGAAGTGATATTTAATGTAAATATGAGTTATCAGATCATGCTTGGTAATTTTGTAGTTGGAGAGAACTTTGTAGATATTGGTGGAAACTTCAATGAATGGGGTGCAGTACCAATAGTAGGTGAAGATCTTGATGAAGATGGAATTTATACAATGACTACCATGCTTCCTTTAGGTTATGGATGTGAATTTAAATTCCGTATCGATGGAAACTGGGATCTGGCAGAATTTCCTGGTGGAGATAATAGAACTTATACAGTTATTGATGGTGTAAATATCTTAGACTTATGGTTCAGTGATGAAGAAATTCCAGAATTTACAACACAGGATGTTACTGTAACATTCAGCTTGAATATGGAATATGTAGATCCAGTCCTGTATGCTGGCGGCATATCTATTCAGGGTAGTGTAGTTCCTCTGGGCTGGGATCCGGGAGTAAACCTTCTGACCCCAATGCGTGAATCATATACAATTGATATTTTATTCCCAGCAGGTTCAATTTATAATGTAGAATACAAATTTGCCATGTCAGCTGATGGAGTTGAATGGGTATGGGAAAATATCGATAATAGAATGTTTACGATAGATGATGCCAATGCTACTATGGTATTGCCAGAAGTATACTTGAATGACATGATAGTAGTATCAATTCCTGAGATTCAAACTCCAATTGACAGTACTGATGTTTCTCCTTATGCAGATCAGATTGTTTCCACTCAAGGTATTGTAACTGCAATTGCTTCAAATAAATACTGGATAAGTACACCTGAAGGTGGAGCCTGGAATGGAATGTATATTTATGATCCAGATCATACTCCAGTATTAGGTGATGACGTGATGATATCAGGTACAATATTCGAATATTACAATCTTACTGAGATGCAAGATATCACAGGTTATGAAGTATTAAGCTCTGGTAATGAATTACCAATGCCTGCTGTTGTAACCACATTGCAGTTCTCTACTGAAGAAGCCTGGGAAAGTGTTCTGGTAATGGTAGAAAATGTAGTTGTTACTCAAGAATCTAATAATTATGGTGAATGGTATATGAATGATGGTACTGGCGAATGTCAGGCTGATGATGCAATCTATCATGTTGAACCGCTGCTTGATGATGAATTTGTTTCAATCACTGGTATTGGTGGGTTTGGTTATGGCGTTTATGAATTTCTTCCTCGTTTTGAAGAAGATTTTGTAACTGGACCAGAATGGATCTATGGTGATGTAACTGGTGACTGGAGTGTAGATGCATTTGATGCAGCTAATATGCTTCAGTATGCAGTACAGCTTGATCCGATTGGAGCACCATTACCATGGACATGGCAGATTATTGCCGGTGATGTTGATGGAAATGGATTTGTAGAAGCTTATGATGCTGCTTTGGTTCTGCAATACAGTGTTGATCTTATCGATGTATTCCCCGTAGAATTACTTAGAAGTATTAATACACCTAAGGCTGATATTACTGTGAATGTGGAAGATAATGAATTAGTTTTCTCTGCAAAGGGTGAATTTTATAGCCTGCAGATCAATATTGATCCATTATCTCTGAACGTAGGTACACCAAAAATAGCTTCTGATGTAATGAATGCTGTTAATCAGGACGAATTTGCAGCAGCAGTAGCCAGCTCAGAAGTTCTGAGTGGTGAAATCATCCGCTTACCATATTCTAATGTAGAAAATCAGGGATCTGTTACAGTATATTATACTGTTAATGGCGTTAATGGTGAATATCAAATAGATGTTCAGGATCTGGAATCAGATATTCCATTAGCAAACGCCTTAATAGGTAACTATCCTAATCCTTTCAATCCTGACACAAATATTCAGTTATCAGTTGCTGATAATGATACTCCAGTATCAGTAAATATTTATAATGTAAAAGGTCAATTAGTAAAATCCCTGTTCCAGGGCAATTTAGATCAGGGATATCATAATCTGCTTTGGAATGGAACAGATAATAATAACCAGACAACTGGAAGTGGTGTATATTTCTACCGTGCACAAATCGGTGGATATAGCAGCATGAATAAAATGTTGATGCTGAAATAA
- a CDS encoding C25 family cysteine peptidase: MKKFCIVVLISIACLLSAAWVETGLTAENIMECEDSNNSETNIEFNLDGYDLDLENLDGVDWQVLTHPEAGELLEIGKPDIPVFSKLIAIPADAELSIEITETREEIFYDIMIKPQGELILESEGGGESFTIDQDFYALDQEFPGELVELGDKAVMRDFNVVRLTIQPFQYNPGTRELRVISSMKIKVITEGNEPIRGESKLSRSFEPIYKGTILNYSQIMERPEYQSPCYLFIYPNNTTVHNILAYLLDWKTEKGFEVHAASTSLTGTNTTSIKNYIQSAYDNWENPPEFVCLVGDHGGSYSIPTWFETYSGYGGEGDQPYSQLDGGDVLADVMVGRLSYNNTSELQTLVSKIINYESNPYTGNTNWFRRALLVGDPSSSGQSTVVTCKAVKEMIQEENSAFMFNEVYSGDFDGQMNSAINTGVSVMCYRGYMGMSGWNTSDINSLTNGFMLPFATILTCASGGFAGNNCTSEYFAKAGTSTNPKGAIGAIGTATTGTHTCFNNSVTLGIHSGIYQEGIYSMGGALVRGKLNLYLCYPQNPGNAVLRFSHWNNLMGDPGLDIYTDMPREINVDLDDEINIGLEYLEIDVSLLSGLGVENAWISLVQDNQNASAYTNTNGSAFIPLANFSQGEVTLTVTGHNYHPYQSTIDIVNDASLVTMSDLTIDDDSIGNSQGNGDGVCNAGETIELWIDMHNYGTESESNVAMNLRSASPFISILSNNISYGTIAAGETAVALEPYIISLGSETPGNIDIMFTMDISANGGSWVDAMVIEVSGPMLDYDHYNIIGGNAILDPGEMAEMYVTLNNLGDLAAYGVSATISCEDDRISIVDDYGSFGTIYPGGSANNNGNRFQVTADSQILPGEQIPVNIYITTDNYYTNTSFLLEIGTVTISDPLGSDAYGYYIYDDEDEEYSLVPIYNWFEIDPSYGGPGNDTGIYSDLEYGQSVVLDLPFVMHFYGVSYNQITVCSNGWAAPGVTEQEGFMNWRLPGPGGPSPMIAAFWDDLRCTSGNVCYYNDSANHRYIIEWSRLQNEVGNAEETFQIIIRNPVYYPTPTGDSEILIMFNEVNNVNSGSYRADHGQYCTTGIEDQTGTIGLEYTYNNTYPTAAKPLEDNMALLITTNSPAILEPPVAILNAQEFMFVLDPGETSYQTLQISNEGEASLVFNLSKDYLSSRDSGGPDGYGYMWFDSDEAGGPEYDWIDISGNGTQVEFTHNDQGTDLIDIGFSYNFYGEDYTQFKINPNGWIGFGDDNTAWSNLILPNTEGPRPSICGFWDDLYPTIGENGVGEVYYYSDGSQLVVMFDGVQHYPGQNNGTYDFEMIINDEGGIKLQYHQLEGDIETTTIGIQNASGNDGLCMVYNNNYIHEDMAIEFYKIVDWLDISQSSGIIASGETLSITLTADSGDLEPDNYSCYLHLSTNDPEVSMLDIPVTMNIGGQNITYGDVDGNGFVESYDASITIQYFVGMDPIPEIDPLPWEVIRIISADVDGNGYVESYDASLILQYFVGLIDVFPVEQNMRSKTGELKPVIDKKKEAINPEIKKPQNLLYKK; this comes from the coding sequence GTGAAGAAGTTTTGCATTGTAGTTTTAATATCAATAGCCTGTTTATTATCCGCAGCCTGGGTAGAAACTGGTTTAACGGCGGAAAATATCATGGAATGTGAAGATTCCAATAACAGTGAGACAAATATTGAATTTAATCTGGATGGGTATGATCTGGATTTAGAGAATCTCGATGGAGTGGACTGGCAGGTGTTAACTCATCCGGAAGCAGGGGAATTACTCGAGATCGGCAAGCCGGATATCCCAGTATTTTCTAAATTAATTGCTATTCCAGCAGATGCTGAATTAAGTATAGAGATAACAGAAACAAGAGAAGAAATTTTCTACGATATAATGATAAAACCTCAGGGTGAATTGATTCTCGAAAGTGAAGGCGGGGGAGAGAGTTTTACAATTGATCAGGATTTTTATGCCCTTGATCAGGAATTTCCCGGAGAACTTGTGGAATTAGGTGATAAGGCAGTTATGCGTGATTTCAACGTTGTAAGACTTACCATCCAGCCCTTTCAATATAATCCTGGAACCAGAGAATTGAGAGTAATCAGCTCAATGAAGATAAAGGTGATTACTGAAGGAAATGAGCCAATCAGAGGAGAAAGCAAACTTTCCAGAAGTTTTGAACCAATATATAAAGGAACAATATTAAACTACAGTCAAATAATGGAAAGACCGGAATATCAATCACCGTGTTACTTATTTATCTATCCAAATAATACTACAGTACACAATATTCTTGCATATCTGCTGGACTGGAAAACAGAAAAAGGATTTGAAGTTCATGCAGCCAGTACTTCTTTGACAGGAACCAATACAACATCAATAAAAAATTATATTCAGAGTGCCTATGATAATTGGGAGAATCCCCCGGAATTTGTATGTCTGGTGGGTGATCATGGAGGAAGCTACAGTATTCCTACCTGGTTTGAAACTTATTCAGGTTATGGAGGAGAAGGCGATCAGCCCTATTCACAATTGGATGGAGGAGATGTCTTAGCCGATGTGATGGTGGGTAGATTATCATATAACAACACTTCTGAATTGCAGACTCTTGTTTCCAAAATAATCAATTATGAATCCAATCCTTATACAGGAAATACAAACTGGTTTCGCAGGGCTTTACTAGTTGGTGATCCGTCATCTTCCGGGCAGTCAACTGTAGTTACTTGTAAGGCAGTTAAGGAAATGATCCAGGAAGAAAATAGTGCATTCATGTTTAATGAAGTATATAGTGGTGATTTTGATGGACAGATGAATTCCGCTATCAATACAGGTGTGAGTGTGATGTGCTATAGAGGTTATATGGGCATGTCCGGTTGGAATACAAGTGATATCAATTCACTCACAAATGGTTTTATGCTTCCCTTTGCGACAATACTCACCTGTGCATCAGGAGGTTTTGCCGGTAATAACTGCACTAGCGAGTATTTTGCCAAAGCAGGAACATCTACGAATCCCAAAGGAGCCATTGGAGCCATAGGCACTGCAACTACCGGGACACATACCTGTTTCAATAATAGTGTGACCCTGGGGATCCATTCAGGAATTTACCAGGAAGGAATATACAGCATGGGAGGTGCTTTGGTGCGAGGTAAGCTGAATTTATATTTGTGCTATCCCCAAAACCCCGGTAATGCAGTGTTAAGATTTTCACACTGGAATAATCTTATGGGTGATCCCGGACTTGATATTTACACTGATATGCCTCGAGAAATAAATGTAGATTTAGATGATGAGATAAATATTGGTCTGGAGTATCTGGAAATAGATGTAAGTCTGCTTTCTGGATTGGGAGTGGAAAATGCCTGGATTTCTCTGGTCCAGGATAATCAAAATGCAAGTGCTTACACTAATACTAATGGTAGCGCATTTATTCCCCTGGCAAATTTTAGTCAGGGAGAAGTGACACTGACTGTAACAGGTCATAATTATCATCCATATCAATCAACGATCGATATTGTAAATGATGCAAGCCTTGTAACAATGAGTGATCTAACAATTGATGATGATTCAATAGGAAATTCTCAAGGTAATGGTGATGGTGTCTGCAACGCAGGAGAGACAATAGAATTATGGATTGATATGCATAATTACGGAACAGAATCTGAAAGTAATGTTGCGATGAATCTGCGTTCGGCATCACCATTTATTTCCATATTAAGCAATAATATTTCTTATGGTACTATAGCAGCAGGGGAAACAGCAGTAGCTCTGGAGCCTTATATAATTTCATTAGGTTCAGAAACACCAGGAAATATTGATATCATGTTTACGATGGATATAAGTGCCAATGGCGGGAGCTGGGTAGATGCCATGGTGATCGAGGTAAGTGGACCAATGCTTGATTATGATCATTATAACATTATCGGGGGAAATGCTATTCTTGATCCTGGTGAAATGGCAGAGATGTATGTGACCTTAAATAATCTTGGAGACCTTGCGGCCTATGGAGTATCAGCAACCATCTCCTGTGAGGATGACAGGATATCCATTGTAGATGATTATGGCAGCTTTGGAACCATTTATCCAGGTGGCAGTGCAAATAATAATGGAAACAGATTCCAGGTTACAGCAGACAGTCAGATTTTACCCGGTGAACAGATACCAGTTAATATTTATATCACGACTGATAATTATTATACCAATACAAGCTTTCTATTAGAGATAGGAACTGTGACAATATCAGACCCATTGGGCTCAGATGCGTATGGATATTATATCTATGATGATGAAGATGAAGAATATAGCCTTGTTCCAATTTATAACTGGTTTGAAATCGATCCTTCATATGGGGGACCAGGGAATGACACAGGCATTTATTCTGATTTAGAATATGGGCAAAGTGTAGTGCTTGATCTGCCCTTTGTGATGCATTTTTATGGAGTGTCATATAATCAGATCACAGTATGTTCCAATGGTTGGGCTGCACCGGGAGTAACAGAGCAGGAAGGTTTTATGAATTGGCGTTTGCCCGGTCCTGGAGGACCCTCACCAATGATCGCCGCTTTCTGGGATGATTTGAGGTGTACTAGCGGGAATGTGTGTTATTATAATGATTCTGCCAATCATCGCTATATTATAGAATGGTCTAGATTGCAGAATGAGGTGGGTAATGCAGAAGAGACATTCCAGATAATAATTCGGAATCCAGTTTATTATCCAACTCCAACTGGTGATAGTGAAATCCTGATAATGTTTAATGAAGTTAATAATGTTAATAGTGGTTCTTATCGTGCGGATCATGGTCAATATTGTACAACTGGTATAGAAGATCAGACAGGCACAATCGGTCTGGAATACACTTATAATAACACATATCCAACTGCAGCAAAACCACTGGAAGACAATATGGCACTTTTAATAACAACCAATTCTCCAGCGATCTTAGAACCTCCTGTAGCAATTCTGAATGCTCAGGAATTTATGTTTGTGCTTGATCCTGGAGAGACCAGTTATCAAACTCTTCAGATCAGCAATGAAGGTGAAGCCAGCCTTGTCTTCAATTTAAGCAAAGATTATTTGAGCAGCAGAGATAGCGGTGGTCCAGATGGATATGGTTATATGTGGTTTGATAGTGATGAAGCAGGTGGGCCGGAATATGATTGGATAGATATCAGTGGTAATGGTACACAAGTAGAATTTACTCATAATGATCAAGGAACCGATTTAATTGATATTGGTTTCAGTTATAATTTTTATGGTGAGGATTATACACAGTTCAAGATCAATCCTAATGGCTGGATAGGTTTTGGAGATGATAACACAGCCTGGTCTAATTTAATACTTCCAAACACAGAAGGTCCGAGACCTTCTATATGTGGCTTCTGGGATGATCTATATCCCACCATCGGAGAAAATGGGGTTGGTGAGGTTTATTATTATTCAGATGGCAGTCAATTGGTCGTGATGTTTGACGGAGTACAGCATTATCCCGGTCAAAACAACGGCACATACGATTTTGAAATGATAATAAATGATGAAGGTGGAATTAAATTGCAGTATCACCAATTGGAAGGAGATATTGAAACAACAACAATAGGTATTCAAAACGCATCTGGAAATGATGGATTATGTATGGTTTATAATAATAACTATATCCACGAAGATATGGCTATAGAATTTTACAAGATTGTTGACTGGCTGGATATCTCTCAATCCAGTGGGATCATTGCCAGTGGAGAAACTTTATCAATTACATTAACAGCTGATTCGGGAGATCTCGAACCCGATAATTATTCCTGCTATTTGCATTTAAGTACAAATGATCCTGAAGTGAGTATGCTTGATATTCCAGTGACTATGAATATTGGTGGTCAAAATATCACCTATGGTGATGTTGATGGCAATGGTTTTGTGGAATCTTATGATGCATCCATTACAATCCAGTATTTTGTGGGTATGGATCCAATTCCTGAAATTGACCCATTGCCGTGGGAAGTTATAAGGATAATTTCTGCTGATGTAGACGGCAATGGCTATGTGGAATCTTATGATGCTTCGCTGATCCTGCAATACTTTGTGGGCTTAATAGATGTATTTCCTGTTGAGCAGAATATGAGAAGTAAAACAGGTGAATTAAAGCCTGTGATTGATAAGAAAAAAGAAGCGATTAACCCTGAGATAAAAAAGCCTCAAAATCTTCTTTACAAAAAATGA